In a genomic window of Polyodon spathula isolate WHYD16114869_AA chromosome 21, ASM1765450v1, whole genome shotgun sequence:
- the LOC121296197 gene encoding CCR4-NOT transcription complex subunit 1-like isoform X11, translating to MNLDSLSLALSQISYLVDNLTKKNYRASQQEIQHIVNRHGPEADRHLLRCLFSHVDFSGDGKSSGKDFHQFLIQECVSLITKPNFISTLSYAIDNPLHYQKSLKPSPHLFTQLSKVLKLSKVQEVVFGLALLNSSSSDLKGFAAQFVKQKLPDLLRSYVDADIGGNQEGGFQDIAIEVLHLLLSHLLFGQKGASGVGQEQIEAFLKTLCRDFPQERCPVVLAPLLYPEKRDFLMDRILPDSGGLAKTMMESSLADFMQEVGYGFCTSLEECRNIIMQYGVREVTASQVARVLGMMARTHSGLSDGIPLQSISAPGSGIWSDGKDKTDGSQAHTWNVEVLIDVVKELNPNLNFKEVTYELDHHGFIIRDSKALQIVVYGIQRGLGMEVFPVDLIYRPWKHAEGQLSFVQHSLMNPDIFCFADYPCHTVAIDILKAPPEDDNREIATWKSLDLIESLLRLSEVGQYEQVKQLFNFPIKHCPDMLVLALLQISTSWHTLRHELISTLMPIFLGNHPNSAIILHYAWHGQGQSPSIRQLIMHSMAEWYMRGEQYDQAKLSRILDVAQDLKSLSMLLNGTPFAFVIDLAALASRREYLKLDKWLTDKIREHGEPFIQASVTFLKRRCPSIMGGLAPEKEQPKSAQLPPETLATMLACMQSCAGSVSQELSETILTMVANCSNVMNKARQPPPGVMPKGRAPSTSSLDAISPVQIDPLSGMASLNISGSAASHTQSMQGFPTNLSSAFSNPQSPAKAFPALTNPSQTTPFSGIGGLSSQLPGSLGSSSLTSMGSGLGIPTVNSDPFGQRKMSTSGLNPPTFQQTDLSQVWPEANQHFSKEIDDEANSYFQRIYNHPPHPTMSVDEVLEMLQRFKDSNIKREREVFNCMLRNLFEEYRFFPQYPDKELHITACLFGGIIEKGLVTYMALGLALRYVLEALRKPFGSKMYYFGIAALDRFKNRLKDYPQYCQHLASITHFLQFPHHLQEYIEYGQQSRDPPVKMQGSITTPGSLALAQAQAQAQVPPKAPLPGQVSTIVTTSTTATVAKTTTITRPTGVSFKKDVPPSINTTNIDTLLVATDQTERIVEPPENVQEKIAFIFNNLSQSNMAQKVEELKETVKEEFMPWVSQYLVMKRVSIEPNFHSLYSNFLDTLKNQDFIKMVLSETYRNIKVLLTSDKAAANFSDRSLLKNLGHWLGIITLSKNKPILYTDLEIKSLLLEAYVKGQQELLYVVPFIAKVLESSVRSMIFRPQNPWTMAIMNVLAELHQEHDLKLNLKFEIEVLCKNLSLDINDLKPGNLLKDKEKLKALDEQLSAPKKEAKPPEEMLPIVPPAATSTPATTTTCTATGPPTPQFSYHDINVYALAGLAPHINFNQNIPLFQAHLQLKQYVRQAIERAVQELVHPVVDRSIKIAMTTCEQIVRKDFALDSEESRMRVAAHHMMRNLTAGMAMITCREPLLMSIASNLKNSFATALRAPTQQQREMMEQAAAQIAQDNCELACCFIQKTAVEKAGPEMDKRLATEFELRKHARQEGRRYCDPVVLTYQAERMPEQIRLKVGGVDPKQLAVYEEFARNVPGFLPSNDLSQPTGFLAQPMKQPAWATDDVAQIYDKCIADLEQHLHAIPPALAMNPQTQALRSLLDAVVVARSSRETIAALGLLQKAVEGLLDATSGADADLLLRYRECHLLVLKALQDGRAYGSQWCNKQITRCLIECRDEYKYNVEAVELLIRNHLVNMQQYDLHLAQSMENGLHYMAVAFAMQLVKLLLVDERSVSHITEADLFHTIETLMRTSAHSRANAPEGLPQLMEVVRSNYEAMIDRAHGGPNFMMHSGISQASEYDDPPGLREKAEYLLREWVNLYHSAAAGRDSTKAFSAFVGQMHQQGILKTDDLITRFFRLCTEMCVEISYRAQAEQQHNPAASAAIIRAKCYHNLDAFVRLIALLVKHSGEATNTVTKINLLNKVLGIVVGVLIQDHDVRQTEFQQLPYHRIFIMLLLELNAPEHVLETINFQTLTAFW from the exons TTTTTGATCCAGGAGTGTGTGTCACTTATAACCAAGCCAAATTTTATCTCGACGCTGTCCTACGCTATTGACAATCCATTACACTATCAGAAG agtTTAAAACCTTCACCCCATTTGTTTACTCAGCTGAGTAAAGTTCTCAAGTTAAGCAAGGTTCAAGAG gttgtttttGGCCTTGCGTTGTTGAATTCTTCCAGCTCAGATCTGAAAGGGTTTG ctgccCAGTTTGTGAAACAGAAGCTCCCCGATCTTCTGCGTTCGTACGTAGACGCGGACATTGGGGGTAACCAAGAAGGTGGCTTCCAGGATATTGCAATAGAGGTCCTGCACCTTCTCCTCTCCCATCTCCTCTTTGGGCAGAAGGGAGCCTCTGGAGTCGGACAGGAACAGATTGAAGCTTTCCTCAAGACTCTCTGCAGAG ATTTTCCCCAGGAGCGCTGTCCTGTGGTGCTTGCACCACTGCTTTACCCTGAAAAACGGGACTTTCTGATGGACAGGATCCTGCCAGACTCTGGAGGGTTAGCTAAGACCATGATGGAGAGTTCTCTAGCAGACTTTATGCAAGAAGTTGGCTACGGCTTTTGTACAAG TCTTGAAGAATGCCGCAATATAATCATGCAGTATGGAGTTCGGGAGGTCACCGCATCCCAGGTGGCCAGAGTCCTGGGCATGATGGCCCGCACTCACTCTGGATTGTCTGATGGCATTCCCCTTCAG TCCatctctgctcctggcagtgggaTCTGGAGTGATGGGAAGGATAAGACTGATGGATCTCAGGCTCACACCTGGAATGTGGAAGTTTTAATTGATGTTGTTAAAGAACTG AATCCCAATTTGAACTTCAAGGAAGTGACATACGAACTTGATCATCATGGGTTCATCATTCGGGACAGCAAGGCACTACAGATAGTGGTGTATGGTATCCAAAGGGGACTGGGAATGGAAGTGTTCCCTGTGGATCTCATTTACAGACCTTGGAAACATGCAGAGGGCCAG CTGTCTTTTGTTCAACATTCCCTGATGAACCCAGATATCTTCTGTTTTGCGGATTATCCCTGTCATACTGTtgctattgatattttaaaagcacCACCGGAGGATGATAACCGGGAAATAGCAAcgtg GAAGAGTCTGGACCTAATTGAAAGTTTGTTACGTCTGTCAGAGGTGGGGCAGTACGAGCAGGTGAAACAGCTCTTTAACTTCCCCATCAAGCACTGTCCTGATATGTTAGTTCTGGCCTTACTACAGATAAGTACCTCCTGGCACACACTGCGCCATGAACTTATCTCTACCCTCATGCCAATCTTCTTGGGAAACCATCCCAACTCTGCCATTATTTTGCACTACGCTTGGCACGGACAG GGTCAGTCACCCTCTATCCGTCAACTGATCATGCACTCTATGGCAGAGTGGTATATGAGGGGAGAACAATACGATCAGGCCAAGCTCTCTCGCATTCTAGATGTGGCTCAGGACCTGAAG tCTCTATCCATGCTGCTAAATGGTACTCCGTTTGCCTTTGTTATTGACCTTGCTGCACTTGCATCTCGCCGAGAATACCTCAAACTTGACAAATGGCTGACAGATAAAATACGGGAGCATGGG GAACCTTTCATCCAGGCCAGTGTGACATTCTTAAAGCGACGGTGCCCTTCCATCATGGGAGGCCTGGCTCCAGAAAAGGAGCAGCCCAAAAGTGCACAGCTCCCTCCTGAAACACTGGCTACCATGCTGGCCTGTATGCAGTCCTGTGCAGG GAGTGTTTCCCAGGAACTGTCAGAAACAATTCTGACCATGGTAGCGAACTGTAGCAATGTCATGAACAAAGCCAGACAACCACCCCCAGGAGTCATGCCAAAGGGACGTGCTCCTAGCACCAGCAGCTTAGATGCTATCTCCCCTGTACAG ATTGATCCCTTGTCTGGGATGGCATCTCTGAATATAAGTGGCTCTGCTGCGTCCCACACGCAGAGCATGCAGGGATTTCCCACAAACCTGAGTTCTGCATTCAGCAACCCCCAGTCACCAGCCAAGGCTTTCCCTGCTCTCACCAATCCCAGCCAGACAACACCATTCAGTGGCATTGGAGGCCTCTCATCTCAACTTCCAG GTTCTTTAGGATCGAGTAGCTTGACAAGCATGGGAAGTGGACTTGGTATACCAACTGTGAACAGTGACCCTTTTGGACAGAGAAAGATGAGCACATCTGGATTGAACCCACCCACCTTCCAGCAGA CTGATCTCTCTCAGGTGTGGCCTGAGGCAAACCAGCACTTTAGCAAAGAGATTGATGATGAAGCCAACAGCTACTTTCAGCGCATTTACAATCATCCACCTCACCCCACCATGTCCGTGGATGAG GTCCTGGAGATGTTGCAGAGGTTCAAGGACTCCAACATTAAGCGGGAGCGTGAAGTGTTTAATTGCATGCTGAGGAACCTATTTGAGGAGTATCGTTTCTTCCCTCAGTATCCTGACAAGGAACTGCACATCACTGCCTGCCTCTTTGGTGGAATCATTGAGAAGGGACTGGTCACGTACATGGCGCTGGGGCTGGCCCTGCGCTATGTCCTTGAAGCCTTAAGGAAACCATTTGGATCCAAGATGTATTACTTTGGTATCGCTGCCCTAGATAGATTTAAAAATAG atTGAAGGATTATCCCCAGTATTGTCAGCACTTGGCATCTATTACTCACTTTCTACAGTTCCCTCATCATTTACAGGAG TATATCGAGTATGGGCAACAGTCCCGCGACCCTCCAGTGAAGATGCAGGGCTCGATCACTACGCCTGGCAGCCTTGCTCTTGCacaggctcaggctcaggctcaagtGCCCCCCAAGGCTCCTCTCCCTGGCCAGGTTAGCACCATAGTAACAACATCTACCACAGCCACTGTTGCTAAAACCACTACCATCACCCGCCCCACTGGAGTCAGCTTCAAGAAGGATGTGCCT CCTTCCATAAACACAACCAACATTGACACACTGCTTGTGGCCACAGACCAAACAGAAAGAATAGTGGAGCCACCTGAAAATGTTCAAGAGAAGATTGCCTTCATCTTTAACAATCTCTCTCAGTCCAATATGGCACAAAAG GTTGAAGAGCTGAAGGAGACCGTGAAAGAGGAGTTTATGCCTTGGGTTTCGCAATATCTCGTGATGAAGAGAGTCAGCATTGAGCCCAACTTTCACAGCCTTTACTCCAACTTCCTGGATACACTGAAAAACCAAGATTTTATCAAAATGGTTCTAAGTGAAACCTACAGAAATATAAAG GTCCTACTGACTTCCGATAAAGCTGCAGCTAACTTCTCTGATAGATCCCTCCTGAAGAACCTGGGCCACTGGCTGGGCATTATCACAttgtcaaaaaacaaacccatCTTGTATACA gATTTGGAAATAAAGTCTTTGCTGCTGGAAGCTTACGTGAAGGGACAGCAAGAGCTTCTCTATGTGGTCCCATTTATTGCCAAAGTGTTGGAATCCAGCGTGAGGAGTATG ATTTTCAGGCCTCAGAACCCATGGACTATGGCAATCATGAATGTACTGGCAGAACTTCACCAGGAGCATGACTTGAAG CTGAACCTGAAGTTTGAGATTGAAGTACTGTGCAAGAATCTGTCCCTGGATATCAATGACCTTAAGCCTGGAAACCTGCTGAAAGACAAAGAAAAGTTGAAGGCCCTAGATGAGCAGCTTTCCGCACCAAAGAAGGAAGCTAAACCACCTGAGGAAATGCTACCCATTGTCCCACCTG CTGCAACGTCTACACCTGCCACAACTACTACATGCACAGCCACAGGTCCACCAACTCCTCAGTTTAGTTATCATGATATTAATGTCTATGCTCTGGCAGGGCTTGCTCCTCACATAAATTTCAACCAAAAT ATACCCTTGTTCCAGGCCCACCTGCAACTGAAGCAGTATGTGCGGCAAGCTATAGAGAGGGCAGTCCAGGAGCTTGTTCACCCTGTTGTGGATCGCTCCATCAAAATTGCCATGACCACCTGCGAGCAGATTGTCAGGAAGGACTTTGCTCTGGACTCTGAGGAGTCACGCATGCGTGTTGCCGCACATCATATGATGCGTAACCTGACAGCAGGGATGGCTATGATCACCTGTAGGGAACCTCTGCTCATGAGCATCGCTAGCAATCTGAAGAACAGCTTTGCTACGGCCCTCAGG GCTCCAACCCAACAACAGAGGGAAATGATGGAACAGGCAGCCGCACAGATAGCCCAGGATAACTGTGAACTTGCTTGCTGCTTTATACAGAAAACAGCAGTGGAAAAAGCTGGCCCAGAAATGGATAAGAGGCTCGCAACT GAATTTGAGCTGCGAAAACATGCCAGACAAGAGGGCCGTCGATACTGCGATCCTGTGGTACTGACCTATCAAGCAGAGCGCATGCCAGAACAAATCAGGCTTAAG GTCGGTGGTGTGGACCCTAAGCAGCTGGCTGTTTATGAGGAGTTTGCACGCAATGTTCCCGGTTTCCTTCCCAGCAATGATCTCTCACAGCCCACAGGTTTCCTGGCTCAACCCATGAAG CAACCAGCCTGGGCAACAGATGATGTGGCACAGATCTATGACAAGTGCATTGCTGATCTGGAGCAGCACTTGCATGCAATCCCTCCTGCGTTGGCTATGAACCCCCAGACGCAGGCCCTGCGTAGTCTGCTAGACGCTGTGGTGGTGGCAAGGAGTTCACGCGAAACCATTGCAGCATTGGGCTTGCTACAGAAG GCTGTGGAAGGATTACTCGATGCGACAAGTGGTGCTGATGCAGACCTCCTGCTCCGGTACCGTGAGTGTCACCTGTTGGTTCTGAAGGCCCTGCAGGATGGCCGTGCCTATGGCTCTCAGTGGTGCAACAAGCAGATCACCAG GTGCTTGATTGAATGTCGTGACGAGTACAAATACAATGTTGAAGCTGTGGAGCTGCTGATCAGAAACCATCTGGTTAATATGCAGCAGTATGACCTACACCTAGCCCAG TCAATGGAAAATGGCCTGCATTATATGGCTGTGGCGTTCGCTATGCAGTTGGTGAAGTTACTTCTGGTGGATGAGAGGAGTGTGAGCCACATCACTGAAGCTGACCTGTTCCACACCATTGAGACACTCATGAGGACCAGTGCCCACTCCAGAGCAAATGCTCCTGAGGG GCTGCCCCAGCTAATGGAAGTGGTCCGGTCAAACTATGAAGCAATGATTGACCGTGCCCACGGAGGGCCTAATTTCATGATGCACTCTGGGATCTCGCAGGCATCGGAATATGATGACCCTCCTGGCCTGAGGGAGAAGGCAGAGTACCTACTGAGAGAATGGGTGAACCTCTACCACTCTGCAGCTGCCGGTCGAGACAGCACCAAGGCTTTCTCTGCCTTTGTGGGACAG ATGCACCAGCAGGGAATCCTGAAGACAGACGATCTGATAACCCGTTTCTTCCGACTGTGCACGGAGATGTGTGTGGAGATCAGTTACCGCGCACAGGCAGAACAGCAGCACAACCCTGCTGCCAGTGCTGCCATCATCCGTGCCAAGTGCTACCATAACCTAGATGCCTTTGTTAGACTCATCGCACTTCTAGTCAAACACTCTGGAGAGGCGACTAACACAGTGACGAAGATCAACCTACTCAACAAg GTTCTGGGTATTGTGGTCGGAGTCCTTATTCAGGACCATGATGTCCGGCAGACTGAGTTTCAACAACTGCCCTATCACAGAATTTTCATCATGCTGCTGTTGGAGTTGAATGCACCAGAGCATGTACTGGAAACCATTAACTTCCAGACATTGACTGCTTTCTGGTAA